The DNA region GTCAAATTCAAATCATATCTACtatatttttttatcatttaaCTCTTATTTTAAAGACAAATGATAATTACATTTACGATTCTCAATTCCTACTCAGTTTTAATGGTCACGAGTTCGATAAATTAGACCGgtttatattttaatattttaaaagGAATACGATGGACAAAAGCTACCTAGTATAAGATTCTCAATTCCTACTCAATTTTAATGGTCACGAGTTCGATAAATTAGACCGgtttatattttaatattttaaaagGAATGCGATGGACAAAAGCTACCTAGTataaaattattataaatataGTTAAATAATCTTTAAATATAgttaaaattattattattatatatacACACTTTGGTCACTAttaaatgtatttttttttaaatttattgaataaACGATATATTTGATCATTATTAAATATCAGATACATCAAAATATAGGATCATTTTTAAACTTTTTATTTATAGTTTGATCCAAATTAAAACATTGGACTCGTGAATCTATTGAATTAATatctttttattttctgttttttaATTCTTTCTAACCAACTAAAAGAATTTAGTTACTCCATCCATCTAAAAAAGTTtcatttctattttttttcttttaaaataaatGTGTTTTTATGGTATTAATatatgaatttaattgaaatatactgacagtgtaaaatgattttacaccgtcagttaatcatagctgttggatgttgaaacaagtttgatttttattttaaaaaactataaagtaatgcaaacagaagatgatgatgaatcgattgtataaaactttttacactgacagtgtataataattaatctcttaatatattattatttttcactattttagtttatttttcactattttagTCTTATTTATTAATTTCAACTACTTAATAAACTATTGAACTATGATTGACAAGAAGAACTTAGTAGataatattaattttataattaatattaaaaCATTTAATTGTTTTCTTAAAAATCATATATAGTTTAAATTAAACACGAGAGAGAGAATACTTTTCTTCTCTACTAACTTATAAGAGAGAAAAAAATCATCAAACAATCTTCTGTTAGGATAATGATTTCATGTTACAAGCAGAACATACTACTCAATCTCGGTCATTTGATCTCAAATTAATGATCAAATTATTTTGTTGTCAAATTTTAAGATGTCTTCTCTAAaagattcaaattcaaataatATCTTTAAAAACGTCTTGACTAAAAAACAATAATATTGATCTCAttgaatttatttgaattaattggtcttagaatgggatactaaattttcaaaaaataataaaatttacGGCAAGCAATCCTAATTCTCAATAAGGCTATCAAAATAAGTAACAAGTGGAAAGAACTATGTGATCCCACTAACTTTTTAATTCAATAAGTTAAACTCAAGACAACACTTAATTCATTTTCTTACTATCTACCTTTTGTTAAGACATTGACAGGTAGACCCTAAATAAACCAAACAACTCCTATGTTTCTGACTCAACGCTATATATAATAGCTGCATAAAAAACTAAAAGAAATAGCCAAAAGACATAACAACAAAAGTTAAAACATAATATGATTTCACATAGAATACTTTAAATATATTAAAGTTTTACTTTACTTTTTAAAATGGGACATAGTTTTTTTTTAACATTGTCAATTATACAACTATATAGTTGATACAATTAATTAAACTAAACAATTTCCTCGACTCATAAAAAAACCTAAAAGTCCGCGATACCTGATTCAACTGACAAATACAAATATTATTAGATTAAATATCATCAAGTTCAGATATTGAAATTCACATTTGTGCGAATTTCAAATAACTCTGATGATTTTGTCTACTTACTAAAGAAAACTCATGAGTTACATTATTCTCAACAAGTAGTAGTTTTGTTGCTAATTGGTAAAGATGTATGAAGATTTTGCAGCCAATGCAACTAAAAAGTCTCTATAGTCCCCACATGGAATGCTTTCACATATAACATCACCAAGTTCTTTCTCATACTTTTCCTTGAAAACACTTCTAATCTCATCCATGTCTATATCTGCCCTGCTTACTAGTACTCTTGCCAAAGTTCCAATGTCCCTTCTCCCCTTTTTGATGCTTGTATATAATCCCTATCAATATTAACTCAAATTATGAATTCATTTATAATATTCAATTAGGTTAAATATGTATATAATCTCATTAAAATCGATAAAACCCGATTTTCGTGAAATTCATGTGTTTTTAGTCGTTTGTTATATCTTTCGAGGACTAAAAACACACTATTCTTTGATCAGATTAAATGCCGATTAACTTTTTTTTATAGGAATCAAATTAATTTTGTTTTCAAGAAGAAACAAAGATAAAAAGGGTTACCTTTGCATAATAATGTGCTTGATTGCAAATACACTTCACAACCACCATTAGAGCTTTACCAAATTGTCCATAGTTTCCTCTCTTGATAGACTAAAATATATTCAATAAATCAAATAATGAAAATAGTTTGAATAGCATAAAATTTAATTATTTAGTACCTTTGTATAGTCATGTCCATAAATGTGTTTGTAACTCAAAAATGTTAACTTCAATTGTTGAATACTCCTCTTGCTTAAAATTTCTAGTACAACAGCTTCATCTATAGCTCCTAAGCTTCTCTCTCCACTTTCATATAACCTCCTTGCATCACACTTTGATATATGATGACTTATATCTACTTGGTGAGCTTTATGTGATGCTGACAATGCCATAAGAATCTACATATTCAAAATCAAACCTCATTTTCTTAGAAGATATCGATTTTTTAATCGATAACTTCAACTAGTTCGAGATAAGAGTTAAAGAATCGAGCTAAAACCCTAGTAAGCGAAAAATATTACCTTTTGAAATGGATGTGGAGGATCCAAGTTCATAATATCTTGATCCAATTGTCTTCTAAACATTTTAAGATATGCTTGTGTGATGAGACCAACATGACTTGATTTTCTACCTACAAAAACTTCCACAAGAGCCTTGAAATTGGTTTCATCTTGTTGAAGAGCTTCTCTAGCTATAAAAGCATCTCTATCATGTGGACAAAGCATCCATAGAGACAAAGTAGAGAATTTCATAGAAGAAAAGAAATCATCTTCATCATATTTTTGAAGTTGGTTTATCAAGTCCTCACCATACACTTCCTTATAAGTTTCTCTTAGTTGTTTTCTTTCAAGGATGGTTAAAGAAGAAAGTGATGGAATTAGTTGGCTTAAACTTAAACCACTTAAAGAATCATGAATTTTCTTGCAATCAAGCTCAAAGTTATTGTTTGTCATCATGGTTAGAATGTTGGTAGTAGCCATATGTGTGTGGTTGGTTATGTTGGATGAAAGTAGGTAGTTTAGTTGACAATTGACATGTATTTATGTATATCTATTACTTGAAGGGCAAGGCAAGAATACTACTTTTTGGAAAGGAAATTGGTAAATGATGGActcaaattaaaaaaaaaaagtcgGATACCGATTGCGACAAAACAGTATCAAAAAGTGCATATACTTATACAGATATTCACGTTATAATAACGAGAAAATTAAAACTAATTCATATCACGACGATTGTAATTCCTATTCTTAAATTTGTATCGATCGAAAATGCGAAAACCTTTACGCGATAACGACCGGCTTGGGTGGAGTCATTGGCCATTATAAATCAACTATAAGTTGATTTTAAGTGTTTAAAATAATTATGTTTCTCTTTAAATGGAATCTAAACTTAGTAAAGTGGTGATTGAAAAAGGTTGAAAAAGATGAGTGGTAAGTGAAGTTTCTGTGTATTGAGTTGAGAGGGGAAGTGAAGTTTGTGTGCAATGAGTTGATGGTGATGTGTAACGCAGGTTGTACTTAAAATATGCTTGCCATGTGAAGTTTGTTTCTTAGCTGAAATTGTCATTTCTGTCCAAGTAGACTATGAGTGCACCATCGTACCTTTACAGCACTTTTTCAGTATTCGTGTGCTAAAATCAACCACTCACTTCTAATTTAATATGACTTAGAAGTTTGAGGtttatatttataaattttaattttaatttttttttatatagATTTAAATAGTCTTTTAATCACTCTAAATTGATGTGTTTTTAAATTTTTGTCATATAATTTTTTATAGAAATAATTCGTTAATATCATTTTTGTTTTAGTCCATAAAATTAAAATACGTATGAAATCTGCAGATTTTTCTACGAGATTTTAATTTTAAAGACTAAAACcaaataaaatttattttttaaaaacttTATTCAAATGATTTAATAAATAAATACAGTGATGAATTTACAGAGAACCAAAAGATTATTtaagtatttttttttttaaattttaatctTTAAAATTTagtttttgtttattttattttgatattttttaattTTAGTTTTCTTTTAATCTGAGATTAAATTTTAATGACATGAAATGATATCGGACGTAATGATGTATCATTGTCATATTTACAATATTTTATTTTAGgtcaatttttttaatatttacaatatgttatttattaaagataatttattaatattaaaGATACAAAAATCAACTAAATAGGTATGAATTTTAACTTTTCTTCTCCATAGTTTCTCATTTTCTTCTTTTGCAATgtttctctttttctttttctgcGTTGTTTCTCTTATTCTCATATTCTTTTTGATTGCATAATCATCTGTTCTTCGTTTCATTTGTGTTTTTTATGACTGATTCAAGCTTCTCATTTGCTGCAACGAAATAATTTGATACAAGAAGAAGATGAAATATATGCTGGTGTGATCTTGAGTCGCCATTACTGATATCATGAACTTATGAGAATCCTAGAGGAAAGTTTAATGGTCATGGTCATTTTAAGGCGATGAGGAAGAAATTGTGTAACTATTTTGAATGATTTAATGATGAGATGAACAATCACACAAATTATGTGATTAAATCGTTGAAAGAAAAGAATAACGAGCTTTTGGAGATAATGAGTGACACTAAGAAAAATGTAGAATGATCGAAGAGGAAGAATAAATATAGGGAATTGCTTATCCCACCCTAAGTGGTGGAAAAACAATTTGAGGAAAATCTAAAATGCCTCCCAGGTTTCAGAGGTGCATTTTCAGACGCACAATTTTCTCATAAAAGCACGTCCTAATTCAGTCTCACCCTATATTTTCCCCAAAATTTAGTCCGAAGATTCATCTATGGATTCACCCTATACACACTCCATACATTCCTGACTAAAACACCTCATTTTGACATAAGTTGAcccggagatgcatcttcgtaaaCACCGCAGACAAAATACAGAGAGACATCTTCGTATTCACATCAGATAGTaaattttgactttgttttagAGATACACTGATGTAATTGACAACATATTATAACtatattataatattaaaatttatataaATTAAACCATACACTTATCAAATAGTATGAAAATGCCATATATAAATGAATAAATCCGGAAAACATAATGAAGTCAAAATATAATACAAACGATAATAGTGCTCATAATACAAATAATATACACTACTAAGTATATGTCAGACTCATGCCCCCTATTCCAACGCAACCTCTTGTACTACAATGACGTCCATGCCTCTTCCATGATGAAATCTAGAATGTCTCTCACATTAGAGACTTCTAGAAAGATTCCTTTATCTATATTCGCTTGCACCATATCCATGATACATCAACATCTAGGAAACACATATACAACATGATCTGCCATAACTTGCTCCTCCTCTAGTATCTCCTGATGAGCTGGCCTAGACGGATCACCTGGAGCATCCAGTGTCATATAAGGATATAACACATTAAAATACCATTGGATGTAGCCGTATGCAGTTCCCTAATTGCTAGGAGATAGGGTACCACATGCCTCATCCGATACTAGATGAATAAGGTAATCATCATACATGACACTCACATCTCTGCGTGTCATAGCAAGAGGAACAACCTCAAAAGGGTCCATGGGAAAAAACTGCATGTAGTTAAACTGCCGCATGACACACTCAAGCAGGTGTAGAAACATCCAACGTGGTCCGCAGCCAACCATCTAGAGTAGAAGACTATGTCGTCCAAGGGGCGCGTCTGATGGTGATCTATGTACGCTTCTAAGTGTATATCTTCTCATACCAAGTAGTCAAGATACACTCAGAATGGCTCCATCGCCTGATTCCCTCTGAGTTGGGCGCATGTAGAAGCACGTGACATATCCTCAGTGTAGGTCAGAACATATGACCAACTTGATATGTGTGGGAAGTGCGGGAGGATCTAAGTCTGAAAATGGTACATATGAATAATTAGTAATGGTGTAGTACAAATGTTATGAAAATGATACATAAACACTAAAAGATGCAAATATATTATCATCAACAATATGCAACTGCCTATCATCTGTTTGGTTTTCCACATATAATCTTCAGCTAACTTGAAGTAAAAGTAGACCAAACAAGAGGTCCTCTAGTTGTACTCATGGATCGACTTTAAGTCAGCCAAGTATCTCAAGTAAACCACATCCACATAAGTGGCCCTCTTGTCCATAAAAATGGACGTTCCGACAAAATACAACATGTATGCTCTCAGAACGTATGGTCTATATTACGTAACTTGCTCATCATCACCAGCGACCTGTTATGCCACATGAAGCTGTTGTGTATACATCCTTTCTAAGAATCGAAACGTAACATGACACCTTCGTGTGGCTTCTAACTCCTGAATGGCATCCCTTGGGTCAATTCCCAAATAGGTCACCATAATCTCTACTGCCTCATCTCTGTTAATCCTGGTGTGGTCTAACAGTATTCCCCTGATCAGAAGATGCATCAAGCATGAGAAATCATCCAGTGTGATGGACATCTCACCATGTGGAAGATTGAAAGATAACGTATCAAAGTGCAATCTTTTTACAAACACGAACATCAACCATGGTTGATGGTAACATAATTGATCCTGCACAAGTCTCGCAACCCAAATAGATGCATCACATCCTGAAACCACTGCTCAGTAGGCTGTGATAAATCTGTAATCTTCCCTTCATGGGTGATGCATTTTAAAGTGAAATAATGTTCAGGAAGGGACAAATGTTGGACTAGATGCCTGAGATTATGCATACAACCAGTTTAAGAAAGATGAGAGATTCTGGCGACATGTGTCAGACACGATGTCTAGGACATTGTATACCAGAATAAAGAAAACCAGTTTAAACTACCAAGTTATGAAAGTTTAACTTAAACAAGGTGATGAAACagaaaagcaataaagaacaCAATAATTGTTAACACAGTTTAGTAAAAACCACACATACTTTTATGGGGAATCtaacccaagaaaggaaatccactattcTATAGAATTAGTAAAAAGTGTCTTAGATGAACAAGTACCTTATTCAATGCCCCTCTTCGTAATTATACCCTAGTGTCTTTCATTTTAGGACTCCCCTTAAATATGAGAATCCCTATCACTTTCTCCCAATCACTAATCTCTAGTGATCAACTTCAATAAAAAAACTCAGACAATCACAATATATTTGAAAAGATGAAACTATCATATCACATAAATACTTTGTTCTAAAGCTTATAAACTTAGTATCTTAGAACCAAgtttt from Lathyrus oleraceus cultivar Zhongwan6 chromosome 1, CAAS_Psat_ZW6_1.0, whole genome shotgun sequence includes:
- the LOC127125785 gene encoding uncharacterized protein LOC127125785, which codes for MATTNILTMMTNNNFELDCKKIHDSLSGLSLSQLIPSLSSLTILERKQLRETYKEVYGEDLINQLQKYDEDDFFSSMKFSTLSLWMLCPHDRDAFIAREALQQDETNFKALVEVFVGRKSSHVGLITQAYLKMFRRQLDQDIMNLDPPHPFQKILMALSASHKAHQVDISHHISKCDARRLYESGERSLGAIDEAVVLEILSKRSIQQLKLTFLSYKHIYGHDYTKSIKRGNYGQFGKALMVVVKCICNQAHYYAKGLYTSIKKGRRDIGTLARVLVSRADIDMDEIRSVFKEKYEKELGDVICESIPCGDYRDFLVALAAKSSYIFTN